A section of the Candidatus Chlorohelix allophototropha genome encodes:
- a CDS encoding radical SAM/SPASM domain-containing protein yields the protein METYVIPMSESTDSDKYIIFRPLTGLAFVGNRAMAELSTVLSKGAPVLPEQEVGEFLEAIDFYKPDPPTLSFSDTVFHPTTAVLLMTNRCQLRCIYCYASSGEFSPKDLSSALGYTAIDYACQNAQEMGRSEFEVSFHGGGEPTLAWKTIQECTAYAREKPIKAKISLTSNGIWSSAQLDWITSNLDGLTLSIDGGSSTQGRQRPLSSGGNSSALVMSTAKELDGRNFNYGIRMTATEPWSNLPEDVRFLVEETRCPTIQVEPAFNPRRGGHGQPDEMEALAFAEAFLEAIEVANQSNRILFYSGARLGMSPGTFCTAPYGALIVNAEGELVSCYEVTNATHPMAKLSAIGRIAGEEVIVDQAARSYLLNLIAERREACRDCFIYWSCAGGCYSRMFGTGPEGHQIREGRCYLNRYITQQLLLKGIADGNGVLYSPPRSGCNC from the coding sequence ATGGAAACATATGTTATACCTATGTCCGAAAGCACCGACTCGGATAAGTATATTATCTTTCGCCCTCTCACCGGGCTGGCTTTCGTCGGTAACCGAGCCATGGCAGAGCTTTCCACAGTTTTGTCGAAGGGCGCTCCAGTTTTACCTGAGCAAGAGGTAGGGGAGTTTTTAGAGGCAATTGATTTTTATAAACCAGACCCACCCACACTTAGCTTTTCTGACACAGTTTTCCACCCGACTACGGCTGTTTTGTTGATGACTAACCGCTGTCAATTGCGCTGTATTTATTGCTATGCTTCTTCCGGGGAATTTTCCCCGAAAGACCTTTCTTCGGCGCTAGGTTACACCGCTATAGATTACGCTTGCCAGAATGCCCAAGAAATGGGTCGCTCGGAATTTGAGGTATCGTTTCATGGAGGAGGCGAACCTACCTTGGCTTGGAAAACTATTCAGGAATGTACTGCCTATGCACGCGAAAAGCCAATCAAAGCCAAAATAAGCCTAACCTCAAATGGAATATGGTCGAGCGCCCAACTCGATTGGATTACCTCCAATCTAGATGGGTTGACACTCTCGATAGACGGCGGGTCGAGTACGCAGGGAAGGCAACGCCCTCTCTCCAGTGGTGGTAACTCGTCGGCTCTAGTAATGTCCACCGCTAAAGAATTGGATGGTCGCAACTTCAATTATGGCATCCGTATGACCGCTACCGAACCATGGAGCAATCTGCCGGAAGATGTCCGATTTTTGGTAGAGGAAACCCGCTGTCCAACAATTCAGGTAGAGCCTGCTTTCAATCCTCGGAGAGGCGGTCATGGACAGCCCGATGAGATGGAAGCGTTGGCTTTTGCAGAAGCCTTTCTGGAAGCAATTGAGGTAGCCAACCAATCAAACAGGATTTTGTTTTATTCGGGGGCACGTCTTGGGATGTCTCCAGGAACTTTTTGCACTGCTCCGTATGGGGCGCTTATCGTAAATGCGGAGGGCGAACTGGTGTCTTGTTACGAGGTCACCAATGCTACTCATCCAATGGCAAAGCTTTCGGCTATAGGACGGATTGCCGGGGAGGAGGTTATTGTAGATCAAGCTGCACGCAGTTACCTGTTAAACCTTATCGCCGAACGCCGGGAAGCCTGCCGCGATTGTTTTATATATTGGTCGTGTGCAGGAGGATGTTACTCCCGCATGTTCGGTACCGGACCAGAAGGTCATCAAATTAGGGAAGGGCGTTGTTACCTTAATCGCTATATCACTCAACAGTTGCTACTCAAGGGTATCGCGGATGGAAACGGAGTTTTATATTCACCACCCCGAAGCGGCTGTAATTGTTAG
- the istB gene encoding IS21-like element helper ATPase IstB encodes MNSLEHKLTSLKLGRVKQVYSDWIERARETGMDYGEFLEELLSEELLSRQENQLKKRLHSASFPFEASLEQFDFSRHPELKRSVILRYFDSSFVEKAGNLLLIGASGLGKTHLSIAAGIKMVQLGYTVKFITAQQLANQVIAASTRQEIARILEPLLKCQVLVLDELGYLPMDARVGPALYELISGRYLRGATIITSNKSLSNWGELIEGGDTALMVAIIDRLLHHGEVFYLRGSSYRTLGKESYGLERRQLPPEEKKPEAGTGS; translated from the coding sequence ATGAATAGTCTGGAACATAAACTCACCAGCCTAAAACTGGGCAGGGTAAAACAGGTATACAGCGATTGGATTGAACGGGCACGCGAAACCGGAATGGATTACGGGGAGTTTTTAGAAGAATTGTTAAGCGAAGAGTTGCTATCTCGTCAGGAGAACCAACTCAAAAAGCGTTTGCACTCAGCCAGTTTCCCTTTTGAAGCCAGCCTGGAACAATTCGATTTCAGTCGCCACCCGGAACTGAAGCGCAGCGTGATTTTACGCTATTTCGACAGCAGTTTTGTAGAAAAAGCTGGGAATTTACTCCTAATCGGGGCAAGTGGGCTTGGGAAAACCCATCTTTCGATTGCAGCCGGAATTAAGATGGTGCAGTTGGGTTACACCGTAAAGTTCATTACGGCTCAACAACTGGCGAACCAAGTGATTGCGGCTAGCACTCGCCAGGAAATAGCCAGGATTTTAGAGCCGCTTTTGAAATGTCAGGTGTTGGTATTAGACGAACTGGGCTATTTACCGATGGACGCACGTGTAGGTCCGGCCTTATATGAGCTGATCAGCGGACGTTACCTCAGAGGTGCTACGATCATTACCAGTAACAAAAGCCTTTCTAACTGGGGCGAACTGATCGAGGGTGGTGATACTGCCTTGATGGTGGCGATTATTGACCGTTTATTGCATCACGGAGAAGTTTTTTATTTAAGAGGTAGCAGTTACCGCACTTTAGGAAAGGAGAGTTACGGCTTAGAGCGTCGGCAACTTCCACCAGAAGAAAAGAAACCGGAAGCGGGAACTGGTTCTTAA
- the istA gene encoding IS21 family transposase: MLEVMARSAIKYHRKRGDNYNVIAGKVQHDARTVKRVLNEPSDKVQTRPNRESSVAVFKEQIEGWLEQKLQVKRMLELAWEDPKQPYCGRPTAFYDYVRKLKKARENQAHQVQIRFEGLPGEFLQIDWGEIRGVLFSKQDSVPQTFYFFCARLKYSRFMYVSFQKDMAEETLVRCLVEALNRMGGVPWVITTDNMKTVVLRRDEKNQPVWHPVWQKLALEFEFHPEACAPASGNQKGAVENLVKYTKNNFLAGRTFYDAADLVRQLEEWLGVVNYERTCAATGEIPGSLLEIERKHFSPLPASARDYGLFTSLVVNREGVVIFETNKYSVPAELMGQTLTARIHREWLKLWRGTELVAQHPRCYSRNRRLVIPEHYTQAFEIKPRARTMVWRDWLLNLGPQVYQYVAVICRRQRATMSEQIHQLYALAQQVGLEEFQAAVELATEQQLYGAEYLKGLLLKPAGSGSNAATLKPTQPAVERLLSEYEPLVANRFSAIPEENEIERAVG; this comes from the coding sequence CCGTAAAAAGAGTGCTAAATGAACCTAGCGACAAGGTACAAACCCGCCCCAATCGTGAAAGTAGTGTGGCAGTCTTCAAAGAACAGATTGAAGGCTGGCTAGAACAAAAACTACAAGTGAAAAGAATGCTGGAACTAGCGTGGGAAGATCCCAAACAGCCCTACTGTGGCAGACCCACCGCCTTCTATGACTATGTGCGCAAGCTCAAAAAAGCCAGAGAGAACCAGGCTCATCAGGTACAGATACGTTTTGAGGGCTTACCTGGAGAGTTTTTGCAAATAGACTGGGGTGAAATTCGGGGAGTGCTGTTCAGTAAACAAGATAGTGTACCCCAAACCTTCTACTTTTTCTGTGCCCGGCTGAAATACTCGCGTTTTATGTATGTGAGCTTTCAGAAAGATATGGCCGAAGAAACGCTGGTGCGCTGCCTGGTGGAAGCCCTCAACCGGATGGGGGGAGTACCGTGGGTAATTACCACGGATAATATGAAGACGGTGGTACTGAGGCGAGATGAAAAGAACCAACCAGTGTGGCATCCGGTGTGGCAGAAACTGGCACTAGAATTCGAGTTTCACCCGGAAGCCTGTGCCCCGGCCAGCGGAAACCAGAAAGGTGCCGTAGAAAATTTGGTAAAGTATACCAAAAACAATTTTCTAGCTGGTCGTACATTCTACGATGCGGCGGATCTGGTAAGGCAGTTGGAAGAATGGTTAGGGGTAGTGAATTACGAGCGTACATGCGCAGCGACCGGGGAAATTCCGGGTAGCTTACTGGAAATAGAGCGTAAACACTTCAGCCCATTGCCTGCTAGTGCCCGGGATTACGGTTTATTTACCAGCCTGGTGGTAAACCGGGAAGGGGTAGTCATTTTTGAGACCAACAAATATAGCGTACCGGCGGAACTAATGGGACAAACCCTGACAGCCCGGATACATCGGGAATGGCTGAAGTTATGGCGGGGTACGGAACTGGTGGCACAGCACCCCCGTTGTTATTCCCGAAACCGCCGCTTAGTAATACCGGAACATTACACCCAAGCTTTTGAGATCAAACCCAGAGCCAGAACCATGGTGTGGCGGGATTGGTTGTTAAATTTAGGACCGCAAGTGTACCAGTATGTGGCGGTAATCTGTCGACGGCAAAGAGCCACCATGAGTGAACAAATCCACCAACTATACGCGCTGGCCCAGCAGGTAGGGCTGGAAGAATTCCAGGCGGCGGTGGAATTGGCAACGGAACAACAGCTTTACGGGGCGGAATATCTCAAGGGTTTATTACTCAAGCCAGCGGGTTCAGGCAGTAATGCCGCTACCCTCAAGCCCACTCAACCAGCGGTGGAACGGCTACTCAGTGAATACGAACCACTGGTGGCCAACCGTTTTTCGGCCATACCTGAGGAAAATGAAATAGAAAGGGCGGTGGGATGA